Proteins from one Ipomoea triloba cultivar NCNSP0323 chromosome 1, ASM357664v1 genomic window:
- the LOC116014884 gene encoding U3 snoRNP-associated protein-like EMB2271 has translation MKKKKNFSASSQKKKRFSDPFFESEGGDNKRRRKFAGDDDIESSDDDKEYLSGGEEDEEDNEVEETAAEKKKRLADAYLEKIRAIASRDEEDTQSGDERDREEIEGKRDSLVAKILQQEQLEESGRIQRAIASRIQTPEPGEGFRVLLKHRQAVTAVALSENDLKGFSASKDGTIVSWDVESGKKEKYSWPSDEVLKSHGAKDPQGRASKHSKHVLALAISSDGRYMASGGMDRHVHLWDVRTREHIQTFPGHKGPVSCLTFRQGSSELFSGSFDRSVKIWNVEDRAYVNTLFGHQAEVLTIDSLRKERVLTVGRDRTMHLFKVPEESQFIFRASASSLECCCFINNDEFLSGSSDGSIEHWTAKKKKPIHIVKNAHTSLIEQRSTGMLSNGDIGNVALNPESVSSSALSWVSSVAVCRSSDLAASGAGNGLIRLWKVEGESKGICPLFEIPLAGFVNSLAFAKSGRFLVAGVGKEPRLGRWGRIANAQNGVAIHSFKHM, from the exons atgaagaagaagaagaatttttcAGCTTCTTCTCAAAAGAAGAAGAGATTTTCTGATCCGTTTTTCGAGTCGGAAGGAGGTGACAACAAGCGCCGCCGCAAGTTTGCCGGCGACGATGATATAGAGAGCAGCGATGACGACAAGGAATACTTGTCCGGAGGggaggaagatgaagaggaCAACGAAGTTGAGGAAACCGCGGCCGAGAAGAAGAAGCGGCTGGCGGATGCGTACTTGGAAAAGATCAGGGCTATAGCCAGTAGGGATGAGGAAGACACACAGAGTGGGGACGAGAGAGATAGAGAGGAGATTGAGGGAAAGAGAGATTCTTTGGTTGCCAAGATTTTGCAGCAGGAGCAGCTGGAAGAGAGCGGCCGCATCCAAAGAGCCATTGCTTCTAG AATTCAGACACCAGAACCTGGAGAAGGATTTCGAGTTTTACTAAAACATCGCCAAGCAGTTACTGCCGTGGCTCTATCTGAAAATGACTTAAAGGGGTTCTCTGCATCCAAGGATGGTACTATAGTTAGCTGGGATGTAGAGAGTGGGAAGAAAGAGAAGTATTCTTGGCCTAGTGATGAAGTTTTGAAGTCTCATGGAGCAAAGGATCCACAAGGTCGAGCATCGAAGCATAGTAAACATGTTCTAGCATTGGCTATCAGCAGTGATGGCAGGTATATGGCAAGTGGGGGCATGGATCGTCATGTTCATTTATGGGATGTTCGAACACGAGAGCATATTCAG ACTTTTCCTGGCCATAAAGGACCTGTTTCATGCTTAACATTCAGGCAAGGAAGTTCAGAACTGTTTTCAGGGTCATTTGATCGATCGGTCAAGATTTGGAATGTAGAGGATAGAGCTTATGTAAACACACTATTTGGGCACCAAGCTGAAGTCCTAACAATTGATTCATTGCGGAAAGAGCGAGTTTTGACAGTTGGTCGTGACAGAACCATGCATTTATTTAAG GTTCCTGAGGAATCACAATTTATATTTCGCGCTTCTGCTTCTTCCCTAGAATGCTGTTGTTTCATCAATAATGATGAATTCTTATCAGGTTCTAGTGATGGAAGTATAGAACATTGGACtgcaaagaagaagaaacccaTTCACATTGTGAAAAATGCACACACTTCACTTATTGAGCAGAGAAGTACAGGAATGCTGTCAAATGGTGACATAG GAAATGTTGCCTTAAATCCTGAGAGTGTCTCTTCATCTGCACTCTCCTGGGTCAGTTCAGTGGCTGTCTGTAGAAGCAGTGATCTTGCTGCCTCAGGAGCAGGCAATGGTCTAATTCGTCTTTGGAAAGTTGAGGGTGAATCCAAGGGAATCTGTCCTTTGTTTGAGATTCCATTG GCTGGATTTGTAAATTCTTTAGCTTTTGCAAAATCTGGACGCTTCCTTGTTGCCGGAGTTGGAAAG GAACCTCGCTTAGGAAGGTGGGGTCGTATTGCTAATGCTCAGAATGGAGTTGCTATACATTCTTTCAAGCACATGTGA